A window from bacterium encodes these proteins:
- a CDS encoding TonB family protein — MRTFEKKAALLSVTGHAVLLLAIFLLGFSRPAPRGYPRVLTATFVERSSAATEPRSAAAPRAVINPRPEPAVTKEVPSKIAVPRKTEPRKPATKPEETPKPQTPAKAPTISREPSTSSGAAPASGGQEGPVVSGVAKLDVPDFAFPHYIALLQLRIESHWRPPYGGSGQFLATVHFVIAKSGRVISSELEKSSGNFAFDQAALRAVQTASPLPQLPEGSGLETLGVHFDFVANW; from the coding sequence ATGCGAACATTCGAAAAAAAAGCCGCCCTCCTTTCCGTGACCGGGCACGCAGTGTTGCTGCTGGCCATTTTTCTGCTCGGCTTCTCAAGGCCGGCGCCACGCGGCTATCCCCGTGTGCTGACCGCCACCTTCGTGGAACGCAGCTCCGCAGCGACCGAGCCGCGGTCAGCAGCCGCGCCGCGCGCCGTGATCAATCCCCGCCCGGAACCGGCCGTGACCAAAGAAGTGCCGAGCAAGATCGCCGTTCCCAGGAAAACGGAACCCCGAAAACCGGCCACCAAACCGGAGGAGACGCCAAAGCCGCAAACACCCGCGAAAGCCCCAACGATTTCGCGGGAGCCTTCGACCAGCAGCGGCGCTGCCCCAGCCAGCGGTGGTCAAGAGGGTCCGGTAGTCAGTGGCGTCGCCAAACTCGATGTGCCGGATTTTGCCTTTCCGCACTACATCGCGTTGCTGCAATTGCGCATCGAAAGCCATTGGCGTCCACCCTATGGCGGCAGTGGCCAGTTTCTCGCCACCGTGCATTTTGTGATTGCGAAATCAGGCCGCGTCATCTCGAGCGAATTGGAAAAATCCTCCGGCAATTTTGCTTTTGATCAAGCGGCCTTGCGCGCGGTGCAAACCGCCAGCCCTCTGCCGCAACTCCCGGAAGGCTCCGGCCTGGAAACGCTGGGCGTTCATTTTGATTTTGTCGCGAATTGGTAA
- a CDS encoding Tol-Pal system beta propeller repeat protein TolB: MIGLLALLPCRVVAQSEVYLRVETNTFARIPVELKECRPLQQASPKDATRVLDVLDNDLWMSSVIASFRSDEAPAGDSPWLEIASRGPAQPFRLEVHPRLTQQNDRVKLEADLIDSNSRRPLAQKSYQGCRDNLRLLVHSLADDIVNLLTGENGIAKSRIAFTAKVGESKEIFVMDFDGTNVRQFTGFGNLNLTPAWSTDARLLALTSYRQDNPDLVLVDGVTGRTVRAFTQTGLQTAPVWSPDGSLIAFASTHEGNSEIYVMNAEGKRLRRLTHHPGVDSSPTWSPTGRELAFTSDRLGTPQIFIMDAEGSNVRRLTYVGDYNDSPAWSPKGDKVAFVSRLNSRFNIATIEVTGENLTQLTAEAGSNEDPAWSPDGYRIVFSSTRSGGSDIYSMEWNGQNVRRLTHKGTCTSPAWSNNSRPDLNSACRD; this comes from the coding sequence ATGATCGGCCTGCTTGCTCTGCTGCCTTGCCGTGTTGTCGCCCAGTCGGAAGTCTACCTGCGCGTGGAAACCAACACTTTCGCGCGCATTCCGGTGGAATTGAAGGAGTGCCGGCCGTTGCAGCAGGCCAGCCCGAAAGACGCCACGCGCGTACTCGATGTTCTCGACAACGATTTGTGGATGTCGAGCGTCATTGCTTCCTTCCGCAGCGATGAAGCGCCAGCCGGCGACTCGCCCTGGCTGGAAATTGCCAGCCGCGGCCCCGCGCAGCCGTTTCGCCTGGAAGTGCATCCGCGGCTGACGCAGCAAAATGATCGCGTCAAGCTGGAAGCGGATTTGATCGACAGCAACTCGCGCCGGCCGCTGGCGCAGAAGAGCTATCAAGGTTGCCGCGACAACCTGCGCCTGCTGGTGCACAGCCTTGCCGATGACATCGTCAACCTGCTCACCGGCGAAAACGGTATTGCCAAAAGCCGCATTGCCTTCACCGCCAAAGTCGGCGAAAGCAAGGAGATTTTTGTGATGGATTTTGACGGCACCAACGTGCGGCAGTTCACCGGTTTCGGCAACCTCAACTTGACGCCGGCCTGGTCCACGGACGCGCGGCTGCTGGCGTTGACGTCTTACCGGCAGGACAATCCCGACCTCGTGCTGGTCGACGGTGTGACGGGACGGACGGTGCGCGCCTTTACCCAAACCGGTTTGCAAACCGCGCCGGTGTGGTCGCCGGATGGCAGCTTGATTGCCTTTGCCTCGACGCACGAGGGCAATTCTGAAATCTATGTGATGAATGCCGAGGGCAAGCGTCTGCGCCGGCTGACGCATCATCCCGGTGTCGATTCCTCGCCGACGTGGTCGCCCACCGGCCGTGAGCTGGCTTTCACCTCCGACCGGTTGGGTACGCCGCAGATTTTCATCATGGATGCCGAGGGCAGCAACGTCCGCCGCCTGACTTACGTCGGTGATTACAACGACTCGCCGGCCTGGTCTCCCAAGGGGGATAAGGTCGCCTTTGTATCGCGTTTGAACAGCCGGTTCAACATCGCCACCATCGAGGTGACCGGGGAGAATCTCACCCAACTCACCGCGGAGGCCGGCAGCAATGAAGACCCGGCCTGGTCGCCGGATGGTTATCGCATCGTGTTCAGTTCCACGCGCAGCGGCGGCAGCGACATTTACAGCATGGAGTGGAACGGGCAAAATGTGCGGCGCCTCACCCACAAGGGAACCTGCACCAGCCCGGCGTGGTCAAACAATTCCCGGCCCGATCTCAACAGCGCGTGCCGGGATTGA
- the ybgF gene encoding tol-pal system protein YbgF: protein MRNLKLFLSAGACLALSACLTPSQMRRMESDNASLRAQVDSLRLHVQRLRTAAAKAEMAGGRADESFLRLRADNELRLNQFADQIRILSDRVDDLDNRLASMPSKLRLMSDKAAATPSTPAATATETPAATAIPENAEAAQKLYDTAYQDLVRGQIDLAREGFLEFLRKYPQSTLADNAQYWIGESYYTQKNYARAAAEFAEVPDKYPTSDKLAAAMLKRAYALLGLNRNAEARTLLEHVIKKFPRSAEAELARVKLQE from the coding sequence ATGCGAAACCTCAAGCTTTTTCTCTCGGCAGGCGCGTGCCTGGCGTTGAGCGCCTGCCTCACGCCGAGCCAAATGCGGCGCATGGAGTCGGACAATGCCTCGTTGCGCGCCCAGGTGGATTCCCTGCGCCTGCACGTGCAGCGCCTGCGCACCGCGGCGGCCAAGGCCGAAATGGCCGGCGGCAGAGCCGATGAATCGTTCCTGCGTCTGCGTGCGGACAACGAGCTTCGTCTCAATCAGTTCGCCGATCAGATTCGCATTCTCAGCGACCGGGTTGACGATCTCGACAATCGGCTGGCCAGCATGCCGAGCAAGCTGCGCTTGATGAGCGACAAGGCGGCTGCCACGCCATCGACGCCGGCGGCCACGGCCACAGAAACTCCCGCCGCGACGGCAATCCCCGAAAACGCTGAGGCCGCGCAAAAGCTCTACGATACCGCGTATCAGGACCTGGTGCGCGGCCAGATCGATCTCGCGCGGGAAGGCTTTCTGGAATTTCTGCGCAAGTATCCGCAAAGCACGCTGGCGGATAATGCGCAGTATTGGATCGGCGAGAGCTACTACACCCAGAAAAACTATGCCCGCGCCGCCGCCGAGTTTGCGGAAGTACCGGACAAATATCCCACCAGCGACAAACTGGCTGCCGCAATGCTGAAACGTGCCTACGCGCTGTTGGGATTGAATCGCAACGCCGAAGCCAGAACTTTGCTCGAACATGTCATCAAAAAATTCCCGCGCTCCGCGGAAGCGGAATTGGCGCGCGTCAAATTGCAGGAGTGA
- a CDS encoding (2Fe-2S) ferredoxin domain-containing protein, translating to MPRFERHIFICTNERPPDHPKGCCAAKGSLALAEKFKEELHKRGLKGRMRANKAGCLDLCESGPTVVVYPEGVWYQKVTLQDVSEIIDSHLLGGKIVERLRVPET from the coding sequence ATGCCCCGATTCGAACGCCACATTTTCATTTGCACCAACGAGCGGCCGCCGGACCACCCCAAAGGCTGTTGTGCCGCCAAAGGTTCGCTGGCGCTGGCAGAAAAATTCAAAGAAGAGCTGCACAAACGCGGGCTGAAGGGCCGCATGCGCGCGAACAAGGCCGGCTGCCTGGACTTGTGCGAGTCCGGGCCGACCGTGGTGGTTTATCCCGAAGGCGTGTGGTATCAAAAAGTGACGCTGCAGGATGTCAGCGAAATCATCGACTCGCATTTGCTCGGCGGCAAAATTGTCGAGCGGCTGCGCGTGCCGGAAACCTAG
- the pal gene encoding peptidoglycan-associated lipoprotein Pal — translation MLSRSSKFGWPPLLSLVLLLLVSVGYLGCGGGKQIVQQTEAAPPEPVREEPPPPPPARQPAVEREEAPAPRPLMLANVNFDYDKYDLTASARDVLAGHARALRERPELNVRIAGHCDERGTIEYNLALGEKRANAVKDYLVSLGVERSRLSTISYGKERPLDARSNEEAWAKNRRAEFVIQNQ, via the coding sequence ATGTTGTCTCGTTCGAGCAAGTTCGGCTGGCCGCCGCTATTGTCACTGGTTCTGTTGTTGCTTGTGTCCGTGGGTTACCTGGGTTGCGGCGGCGGCAAGCAGATCGTGCAACAAACCGAAGCGGCACCGCCAGAACCGGTGCGCGAGGAGCCACCGCCACCGCCGCCCGCCCGGCAGCCGGCGGTGGAACGTGAGGAAGCGCCGGCGCCCCGTCCCCTGATGCTGGCCAATGTCAATTTCGATTACGACAAATACGATCTCACTGCCAGCGCCCGCGACGTTTTGGCGGGGCATGCCCGTGCCCTGCGCGAGCGGCCCGAGCTCAACGTGCGCATCGCCGGGCATTGTGACGAACGCGGCACCATCGAGTACAACCTGGCCTTGGGTGAAAAGCGCGCCAACGCAGTGAAAGACTACCTCGTTTCTCTGGGCGTCGAACGCTCGCGGCTGAGCACGATCAGCTACGGCAAGGAACGGCCGCTGGATGCCCGCAGCAATGAAGAAGCCTGGGCCAAGAATCGGCGCGCGGAATTCGTGATTCAGAATCAATAG